A genomic segment from Segniliparus rotundus DSM 44985 encodes:
- the ribH gene encoding 6,7-dimethyl-8-ribityllumazine synthase, translating into MSAGEHAPGLALAADATGLSLGIVAANWHLDIVDALLAGALRVAERAGVKTEVVRAPGALELPVLAQALAEDNDAVVALGVVVRGETAHFDYVWQTVAQGLLRASLDSRTPITHGVLTTETREQALNRAGLPGSAEDKGGEAAAAAVNAALELRTIRSS; encoded by the coding sequence GTGAGCGCTGGCGAGCACGCCCCTGGATTGGCGTTGGCCGCTGACGCGACCGGGCTTTCCCTGGGGATTGTCGCTGCGAACTGGCACTTGGACATCGTGGACGCGCTGCTTGCGGGCGCGTTGCGGGTCGCCGAGCGGGCCGGGGTCAAAACCGAAGTCGTCCGCGCCCCAGGGGCGTTGGAGCTGCCGGTCCTCGCGCAAGCGCTCGCGGAGGACAACGACGCCGTGGTCGCCCTCGGCGTCGTGGTGCGCGGCGAGACCGCGCATTTCGACTACGTGTGGCAGACGGTCGCGCAGGGGTTGTTGCGGGCCAGCCTCGATTCCCGCACGCCGATCACGCACGGGGTCCTCACCACGGAGACCCGCGAGCAAGCGCTGAACCGCGCCGGACTGCCAGGCTCCGCCGAGGACAAGGGCGGCGAGGCGGCGGCGGCGGCTGTCAACGCGGCGCTCGAGTTGCGCACGATCCGATCCTCATGA